The following proteins are co-located in the Fructilactobacillus carniphilus genome:
- a CDS encoding threonine/serine exporter family protein, whose translation MGKHEHVSKKKQAYSNKVVQTCLLAGKILIENGSELNRVSDTIKRIADNAGLKDLNAYVTITGLMISANDEAGAQIKEIEKRDFDLRRIAAVNKLSRRFAEKKLTINQFYRLLLKVEHIGLYYPFWLLMVAASVLSGAITVVFNNDIPDFFITSLVGMFGWLIFREVSIRVHASFISEFVAAMSIGAMAIYAVKIGLGQSVDNIIIGAVMPLVPGVPITNAVRDLISGNLISGPARGIEAFICACALGFGVSLALIWLG comes from the coding sequence GTGGGCAAGCATGAACATGTTTCGAAAAAAAAGCAGGCCTACAGTAATAAAGTAGTCCAAACCTGTTTGTTAGCCGGAAAAATTTTAATCGAAAATGGCTCCGAACTAAATCGGGTATCTGATACGATTAAACGAATTGCTGACAACGCGGGATTAAAGGACTTAAACGCCTACGTTACCATCACGGGGCTCATGATTTCTGCGAACGACGAAGCAGGCGCCCAAATTAAAGAAATTGAAAAGCGGGACTTTGACCTGCGCCGAATTGCGGCCGTCAATAAGCTGTCCCGCCGATTTGCAGAAAAAAAGCTAACCATTAACCAGTTTTACCGCTTGTTATTGAAGGTGGAACATATCGGATTATACTATCCGTTTTGGCTATTGATGGTTGCAGCATCGGTGCTCTCTGGGGCCATCACCGTGGTCTTTAACAATGACATTCCTGATTTTTTCATTACCAGTTTGGTGGGAATGTTTGGCTGGCTCATCTTTCGTGAGGTTAGTATCCGGGTGCATGCGAGTTTCATTAGTGAGTTTGTAGCTGCGATGTCAATTGGCGCGATGGCCATTTATGCGGTGAAGATTGGTTTGGGTCAAAGCGTTGATAATATCATCATTGGAGCTGTCATGCCACTGGTTCCTGGGGTGCCGATTACGAATGCCGTGCGGGATCTGATTTCTGGAAACTTAATTAGTGGACCAGCTAGAGGAATTGAAGCCTTTATTTGTGCTTGTGCTCTCGGGTTTGGCGTGTCGCTAGCACTAATTTGGTTAGGGTAG
- a CDS encoding DUF4097 family beta strand repeat-containing protein, with translation MFKKIMGLAVASLAVGTFVTVTTPKQSLAAPQTTQKVKNTAQLDTLKVNVPAQVTVKTGDEFTVTSNFDGKQKPNVIKNGDHIDVTFKNQQLWDQLKHNHKLKTEVVVTIPKITNPNTVKINASDVTFNTPAKVKNLQVNSNGGNVTLNKTKLTQTTINTANGDVTSNDSQLGKTDIKSASGDVRLRNSNPTELAIESGSGDVTLHKVDTVKPVKINSSSGDVALSQANLNQVKVNSGSGEIETHDLAAKNLIFNSGSGDVTIDSKKQANYHRVKIDSNSGDVQIKNAKINYSEINTDGGDLDLKNVAIKHKDTETK, from the coding sequence ATGTTTAAAAAAATCATGGGGCTGGCCGTTGCAAGTTTAGCCGTGGGTACCTTTGTGACCGTTACCACGCCAAAACAATCATTAGCTGCCCCCCAAACAACGCAAAAAGTGAAGAACACCGCCCAGTTAGACACCCTAAAGGTCAACGTTCCCGCTCAAGTGACCGTCAAAACGGGGGACGAGTTTACCGTCACATCAAACTTTGACGGCAAACAAAAACCTAACGTAATCAAGAACGGTGATCACATCGACGTCACGTTCAAAAATCAGCAACTGTGGGACCAATTAAAGCATAATCATAAGCTGAAAACCGAAGTCGTGGTCACAATTCCCAAGATTACCAATCCTAACACCGTCAAAATTAATGCCAGTGACGTTACCTTCAACACGCCTGCTAAAGTTAAAAACCTCCAAGTTAACAGTAACGGCGGAAATGTAACATTAAATAAGACGAAGTTAACCCAAACCACGATTAACACTGCTAACGGAGATGTAACTAGCAACGACAGCCAACTGGGAAAAACGGACATTAAATCTGCCAGTGGGGATGTTCGCTTGCGCAACTCGAACCCCACTGAACTTGCAATTGAATCTGGGAGTGGTGATGTCACGTTACACAAAGTGGATACCGTCAAGCCAGTTAAAATTAACAGTAGCTCCGGCGACGTAGCTTTATCCCAAGCCAACCTCAATCAGGTTAAGGTTAATTCTGGAAGTGGTGAGATTGAGACCCATGATTTAGCCGCCAAAAACCTAATCTTTAACAGCGGTTCTGGAGATGTCACCATCGACAGCAAGAAACAAGCCAATTACCACCGGGTTAAAATCGACAGTAACTCCGGTGACGTCCAAATTAAGAACGCCAAGATTAATTACAGTGAAATTAATACCGACGGTGGTGACCTCGATTTAAAGAACGTCGCCATCAAACACAAAGATACTGAAACTAAATAG
- a CDS encoding threonine/serine exporter family protein, with product MLHFFIVIVGVYSATIGFALLINVSPRALNLGGVVAVAGYLVYLAYSTFVGGYVGGNVFGAFSIGIFGMMAARYKKMPVIVFNTPALVPLVPGGQAYQVMKYVAMNQPHMAFYYLTQVVMIAGSIAMGFLLSELFIQLFYYTRRQILRKLDHM from the coding sequence ATGCTCCATTTTTTCATTGTAATCGTGGGCGTTTACAGTGCCACCATTGGCTTTGCTTTGTTAATCAACGTTTCACCCCGGGCACTTAACCTTGGCGGGGTCGTTGCGGTAGCCGGGTACCTTGTTTATCTAGCTTATTCCACCTTTGTTGGTGGTTACGTGGGGGGGAACGTTTTCGGGGCCTTTTCCATCGGAATTTTCGGTATGATGGCCGCCCGGTATAAAAAAATGCCGGTGATTGTGTTCAATACCCCCGCGTTAGTGCCACTAGTTCCTGGTGGTCAGGCTTATCAGGTTATGAAATACGTCGCGATGAATCAGCCACACATGGCCTTTTACTATTTAACTCAGGTCGTGATGATTGCGGGTTCGATTGCAATGGGCTTTTTGCTCTCTGAATTATTTATTCAACTGTTTTATTACACCAGACGGCAGATACTAAGAAAGCTGGACCACATGTGA
- a CDS encoding MFS transporter, producing the protein MAKRNNGVEKMKRFRFSDLVRGTYSPMMRFSLLSVSLVLASALSVSAAVPQWQRAFPGHSYSAIEIIATMPALAVIIMLLLSNWVAKYMKPKRTVIVGLIISGVFGMIPLFATNYYVVLLSRFCFGIGLGLINGLAVSLIGTFFEGKLKDRLMGYRSGFEMLGNAICSYIAGALLVDHGWHSSFLVYAIAFPVAVLFYYFVPEPKEEPKMEVDKRSPRLNPDVIFWTMLLAAYQVTYVGATVRLSSFIEHANLGTIAQSAMVISIAPFFGLMGGILFGNALTTFRKFMLPLALIATGLSQLVVGMAHGFFTAALGMFLITMLDTMVVTYILNVASDISPKGTLNVTTSILLIGSNIGIFLAPVVLGGINQVFSSDSPRLAFWVSGIALLVMGAIGIYDLLFIRHKLFR; encoded by the coding sequence ATGGCAAAAAGAAACAATGGCGTGGAAAAAATGAAACGCTTCAGATTTTCTGATCTGGTACGAGGAACGTATTCACCCATGATGCGGTTTTCCCTGTTATCAGTTTCTCTGGTGCTAGCAAGTGCCCTCTCAGTGTCCGCTGCGGTGCCACAGTGGCAGAGGGCCTTTCCAGGTCATTCATATTCTGCAATTGAGATTATTGCAACGATGCCCGCGTTAGCGGTAATTATTATGCTGCTCTTGAGTAACTGGGTGGCCAAGTACATGAAACCAAAACGAACGGTGATTGTGGGTCTAATCATTAGTGGAGTCTTTGGAATGATTCCGCTATTTGCCACGAATTACTACGTGGTGTTATTGTCCCGTTTCTGTTTTGGAATTGGATTAGGGTTAATTAACGGCTTAGCCGTGAGTTTAATTGGAACCTTCTTTGAAGGAAAGCTTAAAGATCGCCTGATGGGTTATCGGAGTGGGTTTGAAATGTTAGGGAACGCTATTTGTTCCTACATTGCCGGAGCCCTGTTGGTAGACCATGGTTGGCACAGTTCTTTTCTGGTGTACGCCATCGCTTTTCCGGTTGCGGTTCTTTTCTACTACTTTGTGCCGGAACCCAAGGAAGAACCGAAAATGGAGGTCGACAAGCGCTCACCGCGGTTAAATCCGGATGTCATCTTTTGGACGATGCTTTTGGCTGCTTATCAGGTCACGTACGTGGGTGCTACGGTACGTTTATCCTCCTTTATTGAACACGCTAACTTAGGGACGATTGCCCAATCAGCGATGGTCATTAGTATTGCGCCGTTCTTTGGTTTGATGGGAGGAATCCTATTTGGAAATGCGCTGACCACTTTCCGGAAATTTATGTTGCCACTGGCCCTGATTGCGACGGGGCTTAGCCAGTTAGTCGTGGGAATGGCGCACGGTTTCTTTACAGCTGCTTTAGGAATGTTTTTAATTACCATGCTAGATACGATGGTGGTAACGTACATTCTAAATGTGGCTTCGGATATTTCACCGAAGGGAACGCTGAACGTCACGACTTCGATTCTCTTAATCGGAAGTAACATCGGGATTTTCTTAGCCCCCGTTGTGCTTGGTGGAATTAACCAAGTCTTTAGTTCTGATAGCCCACGGTTAGCTTTCTGGGTTTCCGGAATTGCCTTGCTCGTGATGGGTGCCATCGGAATCTATGACTTACTCTTCATTCGCCACAAACTATTTCGTTAA
- a CDS encoding heavy metal translocating P-type ATPase: MKPDENKNEMHGMQMDRDSMNMKGMDMKSDGKDMHGMQMNHGSMNMGGMNMSPGSMEMDMGGGHMMNMGNFKRRFWISLILAIPILLLSPFMGIVLPFQITFPGSNWVVMILSTILFFYGGEPFFSGAKGELKSHAPAMMTLITMGISVAYLYSLYSFVIKTFINPQAHVMDFFWELASLIVIMLLGHWIEMSAVMNAGNALQKMAALLPDSAHLVTAEGQTKDVPVGQLQKEQIVVVQPGEKIPTDGVVVSGASDVNEALVTGEAKAVAKNKGSKVIGGSVNGDGSLRVQVTATSSDGYLSQVINLVQQAQKEKSKAETLANKVARWLFYAALSIGILALVVWTIISGLSVGLQRMVTVLVIACPHALGLAVPLVIARSTSIAAQNGLLIRNRQAIEEVNKLDYVFMDKTGTLTQGVFQLNDLVSTSDLPKTDLLNLFADVQANSSHPLAVGVVNEAKKQGLTIDPATDMQAIQGVGVTGTVNGKFYQIVSAKYLDQHQIAYDHDQFAKLAGAGNSISYLVQDDNVLGLTAQGDVLRPESKRLISQLQRMHIKPVMLTGDNDLSAKRVAHELGDIEYHAELLPADKEKVVAKTEAAGNHVMMVGDGINDAPSLSRANIGVAIGAGTDVAIDSADVVLVRSDPEDIINFLNLAKATNRKMVENLWWGAGYNIIAMPLAAGILAPIGIILSPAVGAIIMSLSTVIVAVNALTLHLKKED; the protein is encoded by the coding sequence ATGAAACCAGACGAAAACAAGAATGAGATGCACGGCATGCAAATGGATCGTGATTCGATGAACATGAAGGGCATGGATATGAAATCTGACGGAAAAGACATGCACGGCATGCAGATGAACCATGGGTCGATGAACATGGGCGGGATGAACATGAGTCCTGGCTCAATGGAAATGGACATGGGTGGCGGCCACATGATGAACATGGGGAACTTTAAGCGTCGCTTTTGGATTTCACTAATTCTAGCGATTCCGATTCTCCTATTATCTCCCTTCATGGGGATTGTCCTGCCCTTCCAAATTACGTTCCCCGGCTCCAACTGGGTCGTTATGATTTTATCGACGATTCTATTCTTCTACGGAGGCGAACCATTTTTCTCCGGAGCTAAAGGGGAATTAAAGTCCCATGCACCCGCCATGATGACGTTGATTACGATGGGGATTTCGGTTGCATACCTCTACAGTCTCTATTCCTTCGTGATTAAAACCTTCATCAATCCGCAAGCGCACGTGATGGACTTTTTCTGGGAACTAGCCAGCTTAATTGTCATTATGCTGCTGGGGCACTGGATTGAAATGAGTGCAGTGATGAATGCTGGGAATGCCTTGCAGAAGATGGCGGCGTTACTTCCCGATTCAGCACACTTAGTGACGGCGGAAGGCCAAACTAAGGACGTTCCCGTAGGTCAACTACAAAAGGAACAAATCGTAGTCGTGCAACCTGGAGAAAAGATTCCTACTGATGGAGTAGTCGTTTCGGGAGCAAGTGATGTGAACGAAGCGTTAGTTACCGGGGAAGCCAAGGCAGTTGCCAAAAACAAGGGCAGCAAGGTGATTGGTGGTTCCGTCAACGGTGATGGAAGTTTACGGGTTCAAGTAACGGCCACGAGTAGTGATGGGTATCTGTCCCAAGTAATTAACCTGGTTCAACAAGCCCAAAAGGAAAAATCGAAGGCCGAAACGTTAGCCAACAAGGTGGCGCGGTGGTTGTTCTACGCTGCCCTCAGCATTGGGATTTTAGCCCTGGTAGTTTGGACGATCATTAGTGGGTTAAGCGTTGGACTGCAACGGATGGTGACGGTCTTAGTGATTGCTTGTCCCCACGCTTTAGGATTAGCGGTTCCACTAGTAATTGCCCGGAGTACGTCGATTGCCGCTCAAAACGGTTTGTTGATTAGAAACCGGCAGGCGATTGAAGAGGTTAACAAACTCGACTACGTCTTCATGGATAAAACGGGAACCTTGACGCAAGGGGTCTTCCAGTTAAATGACTTGGTCAGCACTAGTGACCTTCCCAAAACAGACCTGTTAAATCTGTTTGCCGACGTGCAAGCTAACTCGAGCCACCCGTTGGCCGTTGGGGTGGTTAATGAAGCCAAAAAGCAAGGCTTAACGATTGATCCAGCCACGGACATGCAAGCCATTCAAGGGGTCGGAGTCACCGGAACCGTCAATGGCAAATTCTACCAAATTGTGTCCGCCAAGTACCTGGATCAACACCAGATTGCTTACGATCACGACCAGTTTGCTAAACTAGCCGGGGCTGGAAACTCGATCAGTTACCTGGTTCAAGACGATAACGTGCTTGGTTTGACAGCCCAAGGCGATGTCCTCCGTCCCGAATCCAAACGGTTGATTAGTCAGTTACAACGGATGCACATCAAACCAGTGATGTTAACGGGTGATAACGACCTCTCGGCTAAACGAGTGGCGCACGAACTCGGTGACATTGAGTACCACGCTGAACTGCTACCGGCTGATAAGGAAAAAGTCGTAGCAAAGACCGAAGCTGCTGGTAACCACGTGATGATGGTGGGAGACGGAATCAACGATGCTCCGAGCTTATCACGCGCTAACATTGGGGTCGCCATTGGGGCCGGAACCGACGTGGCAATTGACTCTGCTGACGTGGTCTTGGTGCGCAGTGACCCAGAAGATATCATTAACTTCTTGAACTTAGCGAAGGCTACCAACCGCAAGATGGTCGAAAACCTCTGGTGGGGAGCCGGATACAACATCATTGCAATGCCACTGGCTGCTGGAATTTTAGCTCCAATTGGAATTATTCTTTCCCCAGCGGTGGGAGCCATTATCATGTCACTATCAACGGTGATTGTGGCGGTCAACGCATTGACGTTACACTTGAAAAAAGAAGATTAG
- a CDS encoding CopY/TcrY family copper transport repressor, giving the protein MATETNQIDITPAEWKVMRLIWSLGSSSTTDIITELQRQSDWKTSTIKTLLRRLCDKDLLTTTKDGRQFMYHPQVSEQLAMNETAEALFTQLCEMHKGQVLLDLVQKSEISRGDIQTLQAALAQKLPTAPEEVDCNCLPDRMANCQEHGKE; this is encoded by the coding sequence ATGGCAACGGAAACTAACCAAATTGACATTACACCAGCCGAGTGGAAGGTGATGCGGTTAATCTGGTCGTTGGGGTCGAGTTCGACAACGGACATCATTACGGAGCTGCAACGGCAGTCGGATTGGAAGACGTCGACGATTAAGACCTTATTGCGGCGGTTGTGCGACAAGGATTTGTTAACCACCACTAAGGACGGACGGCAATTTATGTACCATCCGCAGGTGAGCGAGCAACTAGCGATGAACGAGACGGCGGAAGCGCTGTTTACCCAATTGTGTGAGATGCACAAGGGGCAGGTGCTGTTAGATCTCGTCCAAAAATCAGAAATCAGTCGAGGAGACATTCAGACGTTGCAAGCTGCTTTAGCGCAGAAGTTGCCGACGGCCCCCGAGGAAGTTGATTGTAATTGCTTACCAGATCGGATGGCAAACTGCCAGGAACACGGAAAGGAGTAG
- a CDS encoding type I phosphomannose isomerase catalytic subunit — METSETLQAQPLFLTPVLQPKIWGGDALHKYYPELQTKGMGESWAASTYGQFQSKVATGPCAGQTLQTVWNEHPELFAHPAGVEFPLLVKLLDAHENLSIQVHPDDQTARTLFHEPNGKTECWYILDVQPGARAYYGHRAQTQAELERAIVEHRLDDYLITRPVHPGEIIYVPGGTLHALGAGIVALEVEQSSDNTLRFYDFDRVDKQTGQKRPLQIEEALAATHFPVQALEATVTEARVDPQQPGRTEILRSQYFQVAELDSDPQVELQPQTQWSINVVIAGQGDLTVGDRVYPIHIGQTFVLPVGFPVAQLTGNLKIVQATV, encoded by the coding sequence ATGGAAACAAGTGAAACGTTGCAAGCACAACCGTTATTTTTAACCCCGGTTTTACAACCAAAGATTTGGGGCGGCGATGCTTTACATAAATATTATCCAGAGTTACAGACGAAGGGGATGGGAGAATCCTGGGCGGCTTCTACATATGGTCAATTTCAGTCCAAAGTGGCAACTGGACCTTGTGCCGGGCAGACGCTGCAAACAGTGTGGAACGAGCATCCGGAGTTGTTTGCTCATCCAGCAGGGGTCGAATTTCCGTTGCTGGTTAAATTACTGGACGCTCATGAGAACCTGTCGATTCAAGTGCACCCCGACGACCAAACGGCTCGTACCTTATTTCATGAACCCAACGGGAAGACGGAATGCTGGTACATTTTAGACGTGCAACCAGGGGCGCGGGCTTATTATGGGCATCGGGCGCAAACTCAGGCAGAGTTAGAACGAGCAATTGTAGAACACCGCTTGGACGATTACTTGATTACTCGTCCGGTTCATCCCGGAGAAATCATTTACGTTCCGGGGGGAACTTTGCACGCTCTAGGAGCGGGAATCGTGGCGCTTGAAGTGGAACAAAGTTCTGATAACACGCTCCGTTTTTATGACTTTGACCGGGTCGACAAACAAACCGGACAAAAACGGCCGTTACAAATTGAGGAAGCACTGGCAGCTACTCACTTTCCGGTGCAAGCACTGGAGGCAACGGTTACAGAAGCACGGGTTGATCCGCAGCAACCGGGACGAACGGAAATCTTACGGTCTCAGTACTTTCAGGTGGCCGAACTGGATAGTGACCCGCAAGTGGAACTGCAACCGCAAACCCAGTGGTCGATTAACGTAGTTATTGCTGGACAGGGTGATTTAACCGTGGGGGATCGAGTTTACCCAATTCACATCGGGCAGACGTTTGTGTTGCCGGTGGGCTTTCCGGTCGCCCAACTCACAGGTAATCTCAAAATCGTTCAAGCAACCGTTTAA
- a CDS encoding cation diffusion facilitator family transporter, translated as MHEHEEQLTGRRFLAVTLLNATITMLEFLGGLLSGSLSLLSDAAHNLGDSLSIIFSYGAHVLSKRKQTRVNTYGFKRAEILSALFNSLFLVILSVLLLVEAGSRLFHPEKIASGVMIWVAVISAAANLLSTVLLNRGAQHNLNLKATYLHLLSDALASVGIIIGGLVIMVTGWYWIDPLITILVAVYIIYESWPVIKKTVQILMECAPQLDYAGINRDLLALDGVKKVHHVHALMVDENSIVFSAHVNMNNMDLDEVQAIYARINQMLKTKYHVDHVTIQPETTHGEDESFFYDRDYDI; from the coding sequence ATGCACGAACACGAAGAACAACTAACGGGGCGCCGTTTTTTGGCGGTGACGTTGCTAAACGCGACGATTACCATGTTGGAATTTTTGGGTGGATTACTGTCTGGGAGTTTATCGCTACTATCGGATGCGGCCCACAACTTGGGCGATTCACTTTCGATTATCTTTAGTTACGGAGCTCATGTTCTAAGTAAGCGCAAGCAAACCCGGGTTAATACCTACGGGTTTAAGCGGGCCGAAATCCTCTCGGCCCTGTTTAATTCGTTGTTTTTGGTAATTTTGTCAGTGCTCCTGTTGGTTGAAGCGGGGAGCCGCCTCTTCCACCCGGAAAAAATTGCCAGTGGGGTGATGATTTGGGTAGCGGTGATTAGTGCTGCCGCTAACCTACTTTCAACCGTGTTATTGAACCGGGGTGCCCAGCACAACCTAAACTTGAAGGCAACCTACCTCCACTTGTTGAGTGACGCCTTGGCATCTGTCGGCATTATTATCGGGGGCTTGGTCATCATGGTGACCGGTTGGTACTGGATTGATCCACTTATTACGATTTTAGTGGCCGTGTATATCATCTATGAAAGTTGGCCGGTGATTAAAAAGACGGTGCAGATTCTAATGGAATGTGCGCCCCAGCTAGATTACGCGGGAATTAACCGAGATCTGCTGGCGCTTGACGGCGTTAAAAAAGTCCACCACGTGCACGCTCTGATGGTGGACGAAAATAGCATTGTGTTTTCGGCTCACGTCAACATGAATAACATGGACCTGGATGAGGTACAGGCGATTTACGCGCGGATTAACCAGATGTTAAAAACTAAATACCACGTTGATCACGTGACGATTCAACCAGAAACCACCCATGGAGAGGATGAATCCTTCTTTTACGATCGTGATTATGACATTTAA
- a CDS encoding RluA family pseudouridine synthase, with translation MQAQFQNQTEQPLSVKKILTNAGVSKRFYEVTKRQSASFAVSGTVIAPTRLIAPGETLTVTFPPETGDSEVPVSNKPLAILFEDDNWLVINKPAGLTSVPGPSNRTDTLVNRVKGHLERAGATDLRPHVITRLDRFTSGVVLVAKHRMATGLANQMLAQHQLQKEYQAVVAGHLDQEHGLIDLPIGRVGTEIARQVIPAGQSAQTEYWVEREFPEATRVRVQLHTGRTHQIRVHFTHLGHPLLGDQLYGGPLDQGITRQALHAIQLTFVDPFSQRLFEFHAPLPADMLKYE, from the coding sequence ATGCAAGCTCAATTTCAAAATCAAACGGAGCAGCCCCTCTCCGTCAAAAAAATCCTGACTAACGCAGGGGTAAGTAAACGGTTCTATGAGGTGACTAAGCGGCAATCGGCTAGTTTTGCCGTGTCTGGAACGGTGATTGCGCCGACCCGCTTAATTGCGCCTGGAGAAACCCTGACCGTGACTTTTCCTCCAGAAACCGGCGATTCAGAGGTGCCCGTTAGTAACAAACCACTGGCAATCCTCTTTGAAGACGATAACTGGCTGGTGATTAACAAACCGGCGGGTCTCACCAGCGTCCCTGGTCCTAGTAACCGAACTGATACCTTAGTGAACCGGGTTAAGGGACACCTCGAACGAGCGGGGGCGACCGACCTACGTCCCCACGTGATTACTCGACTCGACCGCTTTACCAGTGGAGTGGTACTGGTGGCTAAACACCGGATGGCGACTGGATTAGCCAACCAAATGTTGGCGCAGCACCAGCTCCAAAAGGAGTACCAGGCAGTCGTAGCGGGCCACCTTGACCAGGAACACGGCCTAATCGACCTGCCGATTGGCCGGGTTGGAACGGAGATTGCCCGGCAGGTAATCCCGGCGGGCCAAAGCGCCCAAACGGAATACTGGGTGGAACGGGAATTTCCGGAAGCTACTCGGGTCCGAGTGCAGCTTCATACCGGTCGGACGCACCAAATTCGGGTTCACTTTACCCACCTGGGACATCCCTTACTCGGGGATCAACTCTACGGCGGACCTTTAGACCAAGGGATTACGCGGCAGGCATTACATGCGATTCAACTGACCTTCGTTGACCCCTTTAGTCAGCGACTGTTTGAATTTCACGCGCCGTTGCCAGCTGATATGCTAAAATATGAATGA
- a CDS encoding DUF1634 domain-containing protein, producing the protein MKTSKPATNEIQAVEQTIGKILRWGVIVAATIMILGLLLYLMNGSLGVATHYHVKNFSELLQGLLTGKPYAVMMTGIFALILTPVLRVVVSIYSFYREHDSLYVVITSLVLIILMASFWLGIEFHL; encoded by the coding sequence ATGAAAACCAGTAAACCTGCTACCAACGAAATACAAGCCGTCGAACAAACCATCGGCAAAATCCTCCGTTGGGGAGTAATTGTGGCCGCGACCATTATGATTTTGGGTCTCTTGCTCTACCTGATGAACGGCAGCTTGGGCGTCGCCACTCATTACCACGTCAAGAACTTCTCCGAGTTATTGCAAGGACTGCTGACCGGGAAACCGTACGCCGTGATGATGACCGGAATTTTTGCCCTCATCCTCACGCCGGTGCTCCGGGTGGTTGTTTCGATCTATTCGTTTTACCGCGAACACGATTCGTTGTACGTTGTGATTACCAGCCTGGTGCTCATAATTCTAATGGCTAGTTTCTGGCTTGGCATCGAATTTCACCTTTAA
- the coaA gene encoding type I pantothenate kinase, with translation MENFDAYDKATWAQFYPTTLQPIDATTLDQLKAFNDQISITDVQQVYMPLIQLLRGAFDSYHQWQQRKSDFLHQTPQTIPFIIGISGSVAVGKSTTARLLQYLLTQLLPNRKTQLVTTDGFLYSTKTLTERGLLDRKGFPESYDMARLIDFLLQVKAGESVVEAPVYSHQTYDIVPDQVTRIERPDFLIIEGINTLQIPAEAHLYVSDFTDFSIYIDANPDLIESWYLTRFQKLLRTAFTDPENYFYRYTKYSEAEALAIAKQTWQEINLPNLNEYILPTRDRANLIIHKGPQHMIERLYLRKY, from the coding sequence ATGGAAAACTTTGACGCGTACGATAAGGCCACTTGGGCCCAGTTTTATCCGACCACGCTCCAACCGATTGACGCGACGACGCTAGACCAATTAAAAGCCTTTAACGACCAAATTTCGATTACGGACGTGCAGCAGGTTTACATGCCCCTGATTCAATTGCTACGGGGCGCTTTTGACTCTTATCACCAGTGGCAGCAACGCAAGAGTGACTTTTTGCACCAAACGCCCCAGACGATTCCGTTTATCATCGGAATTTCGGGGAGTGTCGCGGTGGGAAAGTCGACCACGGCGCGTCTGTTGCAGTATCTGTTGACCCAGCTGCTGCCGAATCGTAAGACTCAGTTAGTGACGACTGATGGATTTTTGTACTCGACCAAAACCCTTACGGAACGAGGGCTTTTAGACCGGAAGGGATTTCCGGAGAGCTATGACATGGCTCGTTTAATTGACTTCTTGCTCCAGGTCAAGGCGGGGGAATCGGTAGTGGAAGCTCCGGTTTATTCCCACCAGACCTATGACATCGTTCCAGATCAAGTAACGCGGATTGAACGCCCCGATTTTTTGATTATTGAGGGGATTAATACGTTGCAAATTCCCGCTGAGGCACATCTCTACGTCAGTGACTTTACTGATTTTTCGATTTACATTGACGCGAACCCGGATTTGATTGAAAGTTGGTATCTAACCCGGTTTCAAAAGTTACTGCGAACGGCCTTTACCGACCCGGAAAACTATTTTTACCGCTACACGAAGTACTCGGAGGCTGAGGCGCTGGCGATTGCCAAACAAACCTGGCAGGAGATTAACCTCCCAAACCTTAACGAGTACATTTTGCCGACTCGGGATCGGGCCAACTTGATTATTCATAAGGGTCCACAGCACATGATTGAACGCTTGTACCTGCGTAAATACTAA
- a CDS encoding nucleoside 2-deoxyribosyltransferase, with translation MAQIYLASPFFSDEQVARIEKIEAALTQNPTVKDFFSPRKNQETDNEPYTKPWATDIYHIDVSNIDAAEAVVAIIDFEGEHVDSGTAFEIGYAVQKGTPVVVFHEKTGTVNLMIGESLHAYLKTPEAVAQYDFKTMPTSEYDGKFI, from the coding sequence ATGGCACAAATTTATTTAGCAAGTCCCTTTTTTAGTGACGAACAAGTAGCCCGGATTGAAAAGATTGAGGCCGCATTAACGCAAAATCCGACGGTAAAGGATTTCTTTTCGCCCCGTAAAAACCAGGAAACGGACAACGAACCGTACACGAAACCGTGGGCCACGGATATTTACCACATTGACGTGTCCAACATTGACGCGGCAGAGGCCGTCGTTGCTATCATTGATTTTGAAGGGGAACACGTGGATAGTGGAACGGCTTTCGAAATTGGGTATGCCGTCCAAAAGGGGACGCCCGTCGTGGTCTTTCACGAAAAGACCGGCACGGTGAACCTGATGATTGGCGAAAGTCTACATGCTTACTTGAAGACCCCGGAAGCAGTGGCGCAATATGATTTTAAGACCATGCCCACCAGTGAATACGACGGGAAATTTATTTAA